The Nitrospira sp. genome contains a region encoding:
- a CDS encoding cation:proton antiporter has translation MHDLTDILFTLFIVFVAAQVGAEVAGRLTLPAVVGEIAAGCLIGPSALGWIQINEPLTALAEMGVVLLLFSVGLETRVDDLRKVGKVAGLVGVSGVIVPFVMGAAWALSEGFTTQKSLFIAAAFVATSTGITAKILRDMKILDRLESRIILGAAVIDDILAMLILGVVTSLQDGGVNLANLGLVLVQAVGFVAVIALVGTKLMRKQSALLDVPINPLSPLTLSLALCLGLAAIAAKIGLAAIIGAFLAGMVIAESQQRHTLEHQLSPIMAFLVPFFFVVTGAQVDVGALASWSALGSLLIVTVLAVVSKLVGCGGGALSLGRKSALIVGMGMVPRGEVGIIVASLGQQAGVISGTIYAIIIAMSLLTSVIGPTILQTLLAGSAPTRNEGQQPFNRRTISE, from the coding sequence ATGCATGACCTGACGGACATCCTCTTTACCCTCTTCATTGTCTTTGTGGCTGCGCAGGTCGGTGCGGAAGTCGCCGGGCGGCTCACGCTCCCTGCTGTGGTCGGCGAGATTGCGGCCGGCTGCCTCATCGGCCCTTCGGCGCTGGGCTGGATCCAGATCAATGAGCCGCTGACGGCGCTGGCAGAGATGGGGGTCGTGCTCCTGCTGTTTTCAGTGGGACTCGAAACTCGCGTCGATGACCTTCGCAAAGTAGGGAAAGTCGCGGGGCTGGTGGGAGTTTCCGGCGTCATCGTCCCATTTGTCATGGGAGCCGCATGGGCCCTGAGCGAGGGCTTTACGACACAAAAATCCCTCTTTATTGCGGCGGCGTTCGTGGCGACCTCAACCGGAATTACCGCCAAGATCTTGCGGGACATGAAGATTTTGGACCGCCTGGAAAGCCGGATCATTCTCGGGGCAGCGGTGATTGACGATATTCTCGCCATGCTCATCCTCGGAGTCGTCACGTCGCTGCAGGATGGCGGCGTCAACCTGGCCAACCTTGGCCTCGTCCTTGTACAGGCGGTCGGCTTTGTGGCTGTTATTGCGCTGGTCGGCACCAAACTCATGCGGAAACAATCCGCGCTCCTCGATGTCCCGATCAATCCACTGTCGCCGCTGACGCTTTCTCTCGCTCTCTGCCTGGGATTGGCTGCGATTGCGGCCAAGATCGGCCTGGCCGCGATCATTGGAGCGTTTCTGGCCGGGATGGTGATCGCCGAAAGCCAACAGCGTCATACGCTGGAGCACCAACTGTCTCCTATTATGGCGTTCCTGGTTCCATTCTTCTTTGTGGTGACCGGCGCTCAGGTAGATGTGGGGGCGCTGGCAAGCTGGTCCGCCCTTGGCTCACTCCTCATCGTCACAGTGCTGGCGGTGGTCAGTAAACTTGTGGGGTGTGGAGGGGGAGCGCTGTCCCTCGGAAGGAAATCGGCTTTGATCGTCGGAATGGGGATGGTTCCTCGTGGAGAGGTCGGGATCATTGTGGCCAGTCTCGGTCAACAGGCCGGAGTCATTTCTGGGACGATTTATGCGATCATTATTGCCATGTCGCTGCTCACCTCGGTGATCGGCCCCACCATCCTGCAAACCCTCCTGGCTGGTTCAGCACCCACCCGGAACGAGGGTCAACAGCCTTTTAACCGGCGGACCATCTCGGAGTAG
- a CDS encoding NAD(P)/FAD-dependent oxidoreductase: MTDDLVSIVVVGAGAAGLTAAIAAAETLTKAGHSGQVLLLDGAKQIGAKILISGGGRCNVTHDVVTPRDFFGNRYVIRNILAGFSVERTIAWFASLGVALKREPTGKLFPTTDKARTVLHALLERSRLTGVAICPEHRVSGMSRANSEFLVDHSRGSIRADRVIFATGGRSLPRTGSDGFGYRLVRSFGHRVTPTVAALVPLVLDDSMFHTTLSGLSHDVELITLVSGREVDRRTGSLLWTHFGISGPVVMDASRFWVLATSQGMPVDLYANFAPSRTAEELKAWLAAQATEHPKRSLVRTMALLVPERFAYSLCHHCSCDPLKAAAQVSRVDRHRLLNALTRFRFPIERDRGWNFAEVTAGGVPLDEIDYRNMESKLVSGLYLAGEILDCDGRIGGFNFQWAWTTGWLAGQSAARSLLTAKIPSL; encoded by the coding sequence ATGACCGATGACCTCGTGAGCATTGTCGTGGTGGGAGCCGGCGCAGCCGGGCTGACCGCTGCCATCGCTGCGGCGGAAACCCTGACAAAGGCAGGGCATTCAGGACAGGTGTTGCTGCTTGATGGCGCCAAACAAATAGGCGCCAAGATTCTGATATCTGGCGGTGGACGCTGCAACGTCACGCATGATGTCGTGACGCCAAGGGATTTTTTCGGCAATCGTTACGTGATCCGAAATATTCTTGCGGGCTTTTCCGTTGAACGAACCATTGCCTGGTTTGCGTCGCTGGGTGTTGCATTGAAACGTGAACCGACGGGCAAGTTGTTTCCCACGACCGACAAGGCGCGCACCGTACTCCACGCATTGCTCGAGCGCTCCCGCCTCACGGGTGTCGCAATATGTCCCGAGCATCGTGTGAGTGGCATGTCTCGGGCAAACTCAGAATTTCTCGTGGATCATAGCCGTGGGTCAATACGCGCGGATCGAGTCATCTTCGCCACCGGCGGCCGGTCCTTGCCGAGAACGGGAAGCGATGGATTCGGGTATCGGCTGGTTCGATCCTTCGGCCATCGGGTGACACCGACAGTAGCGGCCTTGGTCCCTCTGGTCCTCGATGACTCTATGTTTCACACGACACTTTCAGGCCTGTCACATGACGTGGAGCTGATCACTCTGGTGAGCGGTCGAGAAGTGGATCGGCGCACAGGCAGCCTACTCTGGACTCACTTCGGGATCAGCGGGCCGGTGGTCATGGACGCCAGCCGCTTCTGGGTGCTGGCGACATCTCAAGGCATGCCCGTAGATCTCTATGCCAACTTCGCGCCGAGTCGCACAGCTGAGGAGTTGAAGGCTTGGTTGGCCGCTCAGGCAACGGAGCATCCAAAGCGTTCCTTGGTCCGAACCATGGCGTTGCTGGTTCCGGAGCGATTCGCCTATTCACTCTGCCACCACTGCTCTTGCGACCCGCTGAAAGCTGCGGCTCAGGTCTCACGCGTCGATCGGCATCGATTACTGAATGCCCTGACCCGGTTTCGATTTCCGATTGAGCGAGACCGAGGATGGAACTTTGCTGAAGTCACGGCCGGCGGGGTGCCGTTGGATGAAATTGACTATCGGAACATGGAATCAAAGCTGGTTTCTGGACTCTACCTTGCCGGGGAGATCCTCGATTGCGACGGCCGCATCGGCGGGTTCAATTTTCAATGGGCGTGGACGACAGGATGGCTGGCCGGGCAGTCGGCGGCGAGGAGCCTGCTTACTGCAAAGATCCCATCGCTCTGA
- a CDS encoding DUF3015 family protein: MNAGAALFIPVLLMGGVSCGPTTDTIVAPFDLTSDFTSSTSPGSNALPGSAKARQQLERFVVYAYDSVSGDIARGNGEYVTSLAVLAGVPAVSQTAFRAEMQSRYASMYDPSLSRKQTWALIVNHAWSAGYGRTAEGHNSSTMTDSTQVSSGQPDPLLDLTGESRKRL; the protein is encoded by the coding sequence ATGAACGCTGGCGCGGCCCTATTCATTCCAGTGCTCTTGATGGGCGGAGTTTCTTGTGGTCCGACCACCGACACCATTGTAGCCCCATTCGACCTGACCAGCGACTTTACGTCGAGCACGTCGCCGGGGAGTAACGCCCTGCCCGGTTCTGCCAAGGCCCGTCAGCAATTGGAACGGTTCGTGGTCTATGCCTATGATAGCGTGAGCGGCGACATCGCGCGGGGCAATGGAGAATACGTGACCTCGCTGGCGGTTCTGGCAGGTGTACCGGCCGTGTCGCAAACGGCGTTCCGCGCGGAGATGCAGAGCCGCTATGCCTCGATGTACGATCCTAGCTTGTCGCGCAAACAGACTTGGGCGCTGATCGTAAATCACGCCTGGTCGGCCGGCTACGGACGGACCGCCGAGGGGCACAACTCTTCCACGATGACTGACTCAACGCAGGTCAGCTCTGGACAGCCGGACCCCTTACTAGATCTCACAGGAGAATCTCGCAAGCGGCTTTGA
- a CDS encoding response regulator encodes MFDALRVEMKGLASGDQQAVTRATVGASNYQVRCIMQRVLVIEDDPDVRRHVQEALEGAGHRVLTVADGREGLRLFREEPVNLVLVELRTPGMDGLDLIRMLHQTHLRAKIIAMAGGLGDWEHLAVYQGAHATLQKPFSRQELLEVVRAQLASSRPVGVRGNHVEEKRYE; translated from the coding sequence ATGTTCGATGCGCTCAGGGTCGAGATGAAGGGCCTTGCGAGCGGCGATCAACAGGCCGTCACTCGGGCAACGGTCGGGGCTTCAAATTATCAAGTGAGGTGCATTATGCAGCGAGTGCTCGTGATTGAAGATGATCCCGACGTACGGCGCCATGTTCAAGAAGCGCTCGAAGGTGCGGGCCACCGTGTCCTGACAGTTGCTGACGGACGCGAAGGGCTCCGCCTTTTTCGTGAGGAACCCGTGAATCTCGTATTGGTTGAACTCCGCACCCCGGGTATGGACGGATTGGATTTGATTCGAATGCTCCACCAGACCCATCTGAGGGCGAAGATTATCGCCATGGCCGGAGGTCTCGGGGATTGGGAGCATCTCGCGGTGTATCAAGGCGCTCATGCGACGCTCCAGAAACCATTCAGTCGACAGGAACTCTTGGAGGTCGTGCGCGCGCAACTGGCGTCATCGCGTCCTGTCGGTGTGAGAGGCAACCACGTTGAGGAGAAACGATACGAATGA
- a CDS encoding response regulator — protein MQRLLVIEDEPEVRRHVQQALEIEGYSVLTAADGYEGLRLLREEPVDLVLVDLLMPGMDGLELIRQLRCTSLTAKIIAMSGGIGDWNYLQVAAYLGAQMTLQKPFSRQTLLDVVRAQLSPDSGCKGGHS, from the coding sequence ATGCAGAGACTGCTCGTGATTGAAGACGAACCAGAAGTACGACGACATGTTCAACAGGCCTTGGAAATTGAGGGCTATTCTGTCCTGACAGCCGCCGATGGATACGAAGGGCTCCGTCTCTTGCGTGAAGAACCTGTCGATCTCGTGCTCGTCGATCTCCTTATGCCCGGGATGGACGGTTTGGAACTGATCAGGCAACTCCGCTGCACCAGCCTTACTGCCAAGATTATCGCCATGTCCGGCGGAATCGGGGACTGGAACTATCTCCAAGTCGCCGCGTATCTGGGAGCCCAGATGACGCTCCAAAAGCCATTCAGTCGGCAGACGTTGCTGGATGTCGTGCGGGCACAGTTGTCGCCGGATTCAGGGTGCAAGGGCGGCCACAGCTAG
- a CDS encoding DUF4282 domain-containing protein, which produces MKCPDCLTENDVSATKCSVCAHPFAPQPVRPVVYTSFYGGYFAFRELVTPHLIKVVYIVGACFITAAGVISILSPETLSGGYEADPILTRFGGIMVLLVGNLVWRMMCEGAILLFSLHEILVSLDTRARVMMARLQQTSSV; this is translated from the coding sequence ATGAAATGTCCCGACTGTTTGACGGAAAACGATGTCTCTGCCACGAAATGTTCGGTGTGTGCGCATCCATTTGCCCCACAGCCGGTTCGGCCTGTGGTGTACACCAGTTTCTACGGGGGGTATTTTGCCTTTCGCGAATTGGTGACTCCACATCTCATTAAGGTGGTGTATATCGTGGGAGCCTGCTTCATCACTGCGGCGGGAGTCATATCGATCCTGTCACCCGAAACGTTGAGCGGGGGGTATGAGGCGGACCCGATCCTCACCCGCTTTGGAGGGATCATGGTGTTACTGGTGGGGAATCTGGTGTGGCGGATGATGTGCGAAGGCGCCATCCTGCTCTTTAGCCTCCATGAGATCCTTGTCAGCCTCGACACTCGGGCCAGGGTCATGATGGCTCGGCTTCAACAGACCTCGAGCGTCTGA
- a CDS encoding mechanosensitive ion channel — protein sequence MSISIGFPTVTLQLLLILAFGLGGLDRPFEQFVHAAEPSATMSDSHESGNRDSGTMPNGINLTLLGDRRKEAQTELDAVRASLSSKRAVGALQEEQLERQALLEQIVRGYDEQLSDLQRLTEARQRRTETLRSAEEWKGLPEPPPYSVFLADQSWDAVYSLELAVEGLQSQRELLTLRFEQAREALATAEERLRQASERLEAVKDPAQIARERRLHGSAVLHAQAASVLLEVAQLSRKRVEEELDGTKARLAFEQRRLDAVSAHVVFSEADLAQIRSRSDKERLRLEEKLEETFDERQRQSQAVQDAERRLDLLRRKQTGKASAEETPAMSRAKAEVELAQARLDNLLTEADLLQQSMNVMAGERQLWESRFVIAHTSEPGKAREAYTRFMPLFDNFHASRNYLRQQGGIVSGQISELENRVRHSPAPQRATLQDLLRAFHERQEAYTRALHRMDEAARFMERWRTEFKQQQRELPLFDRLEEWLARSGSVMKDAWTYELFSAEDTIDVDGKTMTGYRSVTVGKALTALAIFLIGYVVCVYVAQAIGRVAATKFGMAQDVANLMRQWSQALLVTFLIVLSFTWVKIPLTIFAFLGGAFAIGVGFGAQTLLKNVISGILVLIERPLRVGDLIEVDNIRGRVTSIGLRSSTIRDVKGTETLIPNSSFLEKYLTNWNYSSRVGRFSLRLGVPYGIAAQQVADLLSALALQHPQVMKQPPPQVLLDEFGSQARVFTMNYWLEIAPEIDPNGIASELRFAIEQKFSEGGLKVLPEA from the coding sequence GTGTCAATCTCTATCGGATTTCCAACCGTCACGCTTCAACTTCTTTTGATCCTCGCATTCGGCTTGGGGGGACTCGATCGACCCTTCGAGCAATTCGTTCATGCCGCTGAGCCCAGTGCCACGATGTCCGATTCTCATGAAAGTGGAAATCGGGACAGCGGGACTATGCCCAACGGAATCAACCTTACGCTCCTCGGCGATCGACGCAAAGAAGCACAAACAGAACTGGACGCCGTACGGGCATCTCTTTCATCCAAGCGCGCTGTCGGCGCTCTTCAAGAGGAGCAGCTGGAACGGCAGGCGCTACTGGAGCAAATCGTGCGCGGGTATGATGAGCAATTGAGTGATCTTCAGCGGCTTACCGAAGCGCGTCAGCGCCGTACCGAAACCCTCCGCAGCGCCGAGGAGTGGAAAGGCCTTCCAGAACCGCCGCCTTATTCGGTTTTCCTTGCGGATCAGTCGTGGGACGCCGTGTATTCCCTCGAATTAGCCGTAGAGGGTTTGCAGTCTCAACGGGAGTTGCTCACATTGCGATTTGAACAGGCGCGCGAAGCGCTGGCAACTGCTGAGGAGCGGCTGCGGCAGGCGTCGGAACGATTGGAAGCAGTTAAAGATCCTGCGCAGATCGCTCGGGAACGCCGCCTTCACGGGTCAGCCGTTCTACACGCTCAGGCCGCTTCCGTTCTCCTTGAAGTGGCGCAGCTCTCAAGGAAGCGGGTCGAAGAAGAGCTGGATGGCACAAAAGCGCGGCTTGCGTTCGAGCAGCGGCGTCTTGACGCAGTCTCCGCTCATGTCGTGTTCAGCGAAGCAGATCTCGCTCAGATCAGAAGCCGTTCGGATAAAGAACGCCTGCGATTGGAAGAAAAACTGGAAGAGACGTTCGATGAGCGTCAGCGGCAGTCTCAGGCCGTGCAGGATGCCGAGCGTCGACTGGATCTTCTTCGCCGCAAGCAGACAGGAAAGGCTTCAGCGGAGGAGACGCCGGCGATGTCTCGTGCGAAGGCGGAGGTCGAGCTCGCTCAGGCCCGACTGGACAATCTCCTGACAGAGGCTGACCTCTTGCAGCAATCAATGAACGTCATGGCCGGAGAGCGTCAGCTGTGGGAGAGCCGTTTCGTCATCGCCCATACGTCCGAGCCAGGGAAAGCACGGGAAGCCTACACACGGTTCATGCCGCTCTTCGACAATTTTCACGCATCCCGGAATTATTTACGTCAACAGGGTGGGATTGTTTCCGGACAGATCAGCGAATTGGAGAATCGGGTGCGCCATTCCCCGGCGCCGCAACGTGCGACACTGCAAGACCTGCTGCGTGCATTCCACGAGCGGCAGGAAGCCTATACGCGCGCCTTGCACCGAATGGATGAAGCGGCGAGGTTCATGGAACGGTGGCGAACTGAATTCAAGCAACAACAGAGGGAATTACCGCTGTTCGACCGCCTCGAAGAATGGCTTGCCCGCAGCGGAAGCGTGATGAAGGACGCATGGACGTATGAGCTTTTTTCAGCGGAGGATACGATAGACGTCGACGGCAAGACGATGACCGGCTACCGCAGTGTGACAGTCGGAAAAGCGCTGACGGCGCTGGCAATCTTTTTGATCGGCTATGTCGTCTGCGTCTATGTGGCACAGGCCATCGGCCGAGTGGCCGCGACGAAATTCGGTATGGCGCAGGATGTCGCCAATCTCATGCGCCAGTGGAGTCAGGCGTTGCTGGTTACGTTCTTGATCGTGTTGAGCTTCACGTGGGTCAAGATTCCGCTGACGATCTTCGCGTTTCTAGGCGGGGCTTTTGCCATCGGTGTGGGATTCGGAGCACAGACGCTCCTCAAGAACGTCATCAGCGGCATTCTGGTGTTAATCGAACGGCCGTTGCGAGTGGGCGATCTCATTGAAGTCGATAACATTCGAGGTCGAGTGACGTCGATCGGCCTTCGTTCGTCCACTATCAGAGACGTCAAAGGAACGGAGACGTTGATTCCGAACAGCAGTTTCCTCGAGAAGTATCTCACCAATTGGAATTATTCCAGTCGGGTGGGCCGATTTTCCCTTCGCCTCGGTGTTCCGTACGGCATTGCCGCTCAGCAGGTGGCGGATCTGCTCTCCGCTCTTGCTTTGCAGCACCCCCAAGTCATGAAACAGCCTCCACCGCAAGTGCTTCTGGATGAGTTCGGGTCGCAAGCCCGCGTCTTTACAATGAATTATTGGCTCGAAATTGCGCCCGAGATAGATCCGAATGGAATCGCCAGCGAGTTACGCTTTGCAATCGAGCAAAAATTTTCGGAAGGCGGGTTGAAAGTTTTGCCGGAAGCCTAA
- a CDS encoding ribonuclease H-like domain-containing protein: protein MITSTFCLLPGIGRTSERRLWLEGIGTWSHFLAASSIRGISAGRKALYDKGVAEAHAHYSQDDARYFGVVLPQREQWRLYEWLRERAVYLDIETDSFGHITVVGLYGHGRFTSFVRGESLDQRQLGEALSQYDLLVTFCGTTFDVPMLLAHYPGLPLNQPHIDLCFVGRQLGYRGGLKAIEAQLDIARAADLHGLDGHDAVLLWNRWRHSHDEAAKERLLGYNEADCVNLERLADVFYSEMVRRLKGC, encoded by the coding sequence ATGATTACATCCACTTTTTGTTTGCTTCCGGGAATAGGGCGTACCAGCGAACGGCGACTGTGGCTGGAAGGGATCGGCACCTGGTCTCATTTTCTCGCGGCCTCCTCCATTCGAGGCATCAGCGCAGGCCGGAAGGCATTGTATGACAAAGGTGTCGCCGAAGCTCATGCTCACTATTCTCAAGACGATGCGCGCTACTTTGGCGTGGTCCTGCCTCAGCGGGAGCAGTGGCGGCTCTATGAATGGCTTCGAGAACGCGCCGTGTATTTGGATATCGAAACGGATTCGTTCGGACACATCACCGTCGTGGGGTTGTACGGCCATGGTCGCTTCACCTCATTCGTTCGAGGTGAATCGCTGGATCAGCGGCAACTTGGGGAAGCATTATCGCAATACGATCTTCTGGTAACGTTTTGCGGGACGACGTTTGATGTCCCGATGCTGCTCGCGCACTATCCCGGCCTTCCCCTGAACCAACCTCATATTGACCTTTGTTTTGTCGGCCGGCAGCTAGGATATCGAGGCGGACTAAAGGCAATTGAGGCGCAACTGGACATCGCTCGCGCGGCAGATCTGCACGGCTTGGATGGTCATGACGCGGTCCTGCTGTGGAATCGATGGCGGCACTCCCATGATGAGGCCGCCAAAGAGCGGCTGCTCGGCTATAATGAAGCGGATTGCGTGAATTTGGAGCGGCTGGCCGACGTCTTCTACTCCGAGATGGTCCGCCGGTTAAAAGGCTGTTGA
- the xth gene encoding exodeoxyribonuclease III, translated as MKIATFNVNSLRKRLPIVLEWLDRHKPDVLCLQETKVQDSEFPLLALAPSGYEVTFRGMKAYNGVAVLSRKKPDGISYGFDDGGDLDEARLLSVIVDGIPIVNTYVPQGFEIDSPKYAYKLAWYERLRNYFDKHLSPRVPAIWCGDMNVAPRPMDVHSPEKHLKHVCYHEAARKAYEQTVAWGFQDVFVKLYPTRQQYTFWDYRAPSSLAANKGWRIDHIMATAPLAEKCVKADVDVEPRRAKESSDHTFVWAEFSV; from the coding sequence ATGAAAATCGCGACATTCAATGTCAATTCATTGCGCAAACGTTTGCCGATCGTGCTCGAATGGCTCGATCGGCACAAACCGGACGTCCTGTGCCTTCAAGAAACCAAAGTCCAGGACAGCGAGTTTCCATTGCTCGCTTTGGCACCCAGTGGGTATGAGGTGACCTTTCGTGGGATGAAGGCGTATAACGGCGTGGCGGTCCTGAGCAGAAAAAAACCGGACGGTATCTCGTATGGATTCGACGATGGAGGAGACCTGGATGAGGCTCGCTTGCTAAGCGTCATCGTCGATGGAATTCCCATCGTCAACACTTACGTGCCACAGGGGTTCGAAATCGATTCGCCGAAGTACGCCTACAAATTAGCCTGGTACGAACGACTACGGAACTACTTCGACAAACATCTGTCGCCGCGGGTTCCGGCTATTTGGTGTGGGGATATGAATGTGGCTCCGCGGCCTATGGACGTTCACAGCCCGGAGAAGCATCTGAAACATGTCTGCTACCATGAGGCTGCCCGCAAAGCGTATGAACAAACGGTGGCATGGGGATTCCAGGATGTCTTTGTGAAGCTCTACCCGACTCGTCAACAATATACGTTTTGGGACTACCGTGCGCCGAGTTCGCTGGCAGCCAACAAGGGATGGCGCATCGACCATATCATGGCGACGGCACCACTGGCGGAAAAGTGCGTCAAGGCGGATGTGGACGTCGAGCCGCGGCGAGCGAAAGAGTCTTCAGACCATACCTTTGTGTGGGCAGAATTTTCGGTCTGA